The genomic window CCGGACGAGACGGTCCTCCCGGACGAGGCGGTTACCCCGAACAAGGCAGCCCGCCCCGACAGCGCGGCCGGCCCGGGCCAGGCGGCGACACCGACCGGTCGGCCGAACGCCACCGGCGGCACCACCACAGACGACGACGCGACTACCGGCGACGGCGGCTGCGACGGCGGCGCTGCCGGGCCGGGCAGCGCGTCCGACGCCTTCCTGCGGCGGTGGGCGCGCGCCGTCCGGGGAATCGTCACCGGCAAGCGCGCCGCCCCACCCCGGGTAGCGCTCGTCGCCCCGCTCAGCACCGTCCTCGGCGCCACCGAGGGGCCCGGCGACCTCACCGGCTACGGCCCCGTCCCGCCGTCGATCGCCCGCGAGCTGGCCGGAGACGCGGCCTGGGAAAAGTGGCTCGCCGACCGGCGCGGCATCATCGCCGACTTCGGCCGGTCGGTCTACCGCCCGCCCGCACCGTTGGCGGCGCTGGTCCGGGCGACCTATCCGACCTGTATGTTCCCCGGCTGCTCACAGCCGTCGTACCGCTGCGACCTCGACCACACGGTCAGGCGCATCGACGGCGGCACCACCGACCGCGCGAACCTCGTGCCGCTCTGCCGCCGGCATCATCGTGTCAAGGACGAAGCCGGCTGGCAGGTCGTCCACGACGTCGAGCGCCGGACCTGCACGTGGACGAGCCCCACGGGCCACACCTACTCCGTCGAGGCAGCCGGGCACGACCTGCCGGAGGAACTCACGGAGTTCACCGTGCCCAGAGACGGCCGGAAGGCCACCGACGCTCCCGTTCCCGCCGAGCCCGCGCCGCTGGTTCCGGTCGGTGCCGTCGATTCCGACCCGGACGACGACCCACCGCCGTTCTGAGCGGCTGACCGCAGCACGGTTACCGGGCCCCCTCGGGGAGTCCGGTCACCGGCATGCGCCGCTTACGACGCGGCGCCGTCCGCTGCGGGAATGCTCCCCAAGCGGCCGGCGCGGAAGTCCTCGAACGCCTTCACCACCTCGGCGCGGGTGTTCATCACGAACGGCCCGGCCATCGCCACCGGCTCGCGGATCGGCTGCCCACCGAGCAGGACGACGTCCAGGTTCGGCGTCCGGGACTCCTGGGTCGGGTTCGCGGTGACCGTGATCGTGTCGCCGTCCTCCAGCACCGCGAGCTGCCCGGTGTGGAACGGACGGCCCTTGGCGCCGACGGTTCCCGAGCCACCCAGCACGTACGCCAGCGCGTTGAAGTCACGTCGCCAGGGCACGGTCACGCTGGCGCCAGGGCTCAGCGTCGCGTGCACGATCGTGATCGGCGTGTGCGTGCTTCCCGGCCCCGCGTGCCCGGCGAGCTCACCGGCGATGACGCGGAGCAGCGCCCCACCGTCGTCCGAGCTGAGCAACGCCACCTTGCTCCCCCGGATGTCCTGGTACCGCGGCTGCGCGAACTTCAGCGTCCGGGGCAGGTTCACCCAGAGCTGCAAGCCGTGGAACAGCCCGCCGCTCGCGACCAGGTGCTCGGGCGGCGTTTCGATGTGCAGGATCCCGCCACCGGCAGTCATCCACTGGGTGTCGCCGTTCGTGATCAGGCCACCGCCACCGTTCGAGTCCTGGTGGGCCATCTCGCCGTCGATCATGTAGGTCACGGTCTCGAAGCCCCGGTGCGGGTGCCAGGGCGTGCCCTTGGGCTCACCGGCGCCGTACTCGACCTCGCCCATTTGGTCCATGTGGATGAACGGGTCGAGGGCCCGGAGGTCGACACCGGCGAACGCCCGCCGGACCGGGAACCCCTCCCCCTCGTAACCCTGTGGCGCCGTGGTCAGGCTGGTCACCAGCCGCGGGCGGTCGACGACGGGATCGACCGGAGCGAGCCTCGGCAGCGCGAGCGGGTTGTCGACGGTTACGGCGGGCATCGGGACCTCCCCGGGTGGACTACACCTCTCAATGTAGATGACGTGTCAACCATTCCCGGGTGTGTGGCACGATCTCGCCCATGGTGGGTGGCGCGTGGGGCAACGTCGTGGCGGTGGCGACGATCGCGCTGGTGCCGGCGGCGGGTCTCGTGGTGGCGCTGGCGCGGTGGCGGACCCGTCGCGGGTCGCCGCATCCGTGGCGGTGGTCGTTCGCCGAGGTCGGGCTCGTGGTCGGCACCGCGCCCTGGCTCTGGATGATCCTGACCCCGAGCGGATCGGGACGGTCGATCGAAGCGGTGCCCCTGGTCGGGCTGTTGTCCCAGCTCAGCGGTGAGCCCGCGGTCGCCGTGGAGCAGATCGGCGGCAACCTGCTGGTGTTCGCAGCGCTAGGGTTCTGCGCCCCGCTGCGCTGGGACCTCCGTGTGACGACGGTGGCGGCGCTCGCCTGCGCGGGCTCCCTCGCGGTCGAGGCTCTCCAGTACGCCCTGGCGATCGGCCGCGTGACGAGCGTCGACGACGTCCTGCTCAACACGGTGGGCGCGACCGCCGCCGCGCTCAGCGTCCACATCATGAAGCGCCGCCAGGCGCGCCCGTTCTTGCTCGAACCTGGAGCCCGTCCAGGGCGAGGCTGACGTCCGTCGCAGTGAGGGCCGCGACCTAGTTTTGGTCGCAACCGCGCGAGACGGCCGTCAGCCTCGTTCTGGACGGGCCGCCTACAAAGGGGCGGGGTCGTCTATCAGGTCCTGATCCAGCAGCGCGAGAAACGCGTCGACGACGATCGGATCGAACTGCGTGCCACGGGCGCGTTCGATCTCGTCGCGCGCCGAGCGGGCGTCCAAGGCCGGCGCGTAGGGCCGGTCGACGCGCATCGCGGCCCAGCTGTCGCAGATCGCGATGATCCGTGCACCGAGCGGGATGTCCTCACCCTTGATCCCGGCGGGGTAGCCGAGGCCGTCCCACCGCTCGTGGTGCGCCGCGACCAACGGTGCGAGCGCCGCGTGCCCGCCGACGCCACGGAGCAGCCGTGCCCCCTCCTCCGGGTGGCAGCGCAGCGCTCCCCACTCGCTCTCGGTGAGCGGATCGGTCTTCTGCAAGATCGCGGCGCCCACCCCGAACTTCCCGATGTCGTGCAAGCGTCCGGCCGCGACGACCTGGCGCAGCTCGACGTGGTCGAGCGCCAGGTATCCGCCGACCAGCAGACACCATCGCGCCACCGCAGTGCTGTGTTCGTGGTCGCTGAGCACACGATCGACCCGATCGGCGAGCCACGCGAGCTCCGCCGGGACGTCGAGGTCGTCGGCGAGCGTCCGCCGGTCGGCTCTTCCTGCGACGACCACCCGGTCTCCGCCGCGGCCCTTCGCGTCGGAGAGCGCTCGGTCGGCGTCCCGCACCAGCCGCTCCATGTCCAGGGCGGTCTCCGGCACGTCGTCGGTGGGCGCCTCGGCGGGTCGGCCGGCGGCGGTCGCGACGCCGAACGACCCGGTCACCGCCACCGAGGCACCGCTCCCGACGACGATCGACGTCCGACGGAGCGTCTGGCGGAACCGTTCGGCGACCTCCATCGCGGCCTCCTCACCGGTCTGCGGCAGCAGACACGCGAACTCCTCACCGCCATACCGGGCCAGGACGTCACCGGGGCGGGCCGCGATCCGGAGCCGGTCGGCTACCTGCACCAACACCGAATCACCGGTCGCCCAGCCGTGAACCTTGTTGATCTCGGCGAACGAATCGAGGTCCACGAGGATCAGCCCGGCCCGTCCGTTGCCGTGCATCGCCCGGCGGGCCTCGACCCCTAAGAGCGCCTGGAAGAACGGCCGGTTGTAGAGGCCGGTGAGGCCGTCCGTCACCGCGGTGCGCCGTTGCTCCTGGAGCGCGCGGTCGAGCTCCTGGGCGAGCCTGGTCCGTTCCCGGGTGGTGAGGACCTGGCGGACGAGCAGACCGGTGAGGACCAGACCGGTCACCGCGAGCCAGACCGTATCGACCTTCTGGTTCCGGATCTGGTCCACACCGACCAGCAGCGCCACCACCAGACCGGAGACCAGCACCGCACCGAACGCCCGGTCGTGGTCGAACCGTTCCGCCGGCGGCTCCACGTCGGGATGCCGGATCGCGGCGAGGCCGCCGAGCGTGAGCAGGACGGCCTGCGCCTGCCAGCCGAGGTTGACGAGGCTGGCGTCGGAGTACGTGTCGTTCGCGTCGGCGAACGCGTACCCGGCGTCGGCCACGATGCCGAACAGGTACCCGACGATCGACAGCAGGATCGAGCACGGGATCCCGCGGTGGCCGGCGAGTCCGGCACCGACGAGCGCGACGACGAACACCAGGCCGACGGCCGGGTAGGCGAGGTCGGCGACGATGTCCGCGCGTACCGGGTCGGTGCCGCCGAGCAGGCGCCACGCGACCGACCCGACCGCGAGCACGACGAGGGCGGCGTCCAGCAGCGCGCGGGCTCGCCAGAGCTTCCGGGTCTCCACAAACCCGACCCACGCGGCCGGGACCAACAGCGCGTACGAGGCCGTGAACCCGATCTCGGCGAGCGGGATCGACGCATCGGTCTCGACGATCGCCGCGGCCCGGTCGGACGACATCCAGACGCCCCAGACGCTGCACGTCAGCTCGCCCGCCAGCCAACAGGCGTGCGACGCGGCGAGCCAGCTCCAGACCAGCCTGATCCGGCCGGTGCTGCTGCGCGCCGCGAACATACCGGCGAGCGTCGCGGCCGCGATCGGCAGCAGGTACAGCGCATCGGTGATCAGCGGCGCGGCCCAGGTGCCGCTGGCCGCCCAGGCGAACAATTGGTAGGCGATCAGCCAGCCCAGCGCGCACACCGCGGACACCCGGCACAGCTCGTCCCGGCAGACCGCTTTCCGGTGGGCGACGAACGCGGCCGCGCGACGCTGGTTCTCGACGTCCTCGGCCAGCTGATCGGCACCCCCGGGGAGCGCGCCGTCGTGGTTGACCGCACGTCTGTCGCCGGAGGCTGGCGAGAACGTCACGGCATCCCGAGGAAGGCGGCGAACGTGCCCGGGCAACAGCCGAACACGTCAGCGCGACCGTCGAGAACGGACTGACGTCCGCGCGGGCACCCGAACACGGCTACACCATGGCAGATACGTGGGCATGCGTACCGCCCCGAAAAGGCTCAGACCAGCGCTCCACGACGAACTGCCCCCGAGCTGGGGGCCAATTGGGGGACACGCGACCCCCAATCGGTCCTACCCGAGCGGACCAGGGAGTCGGTCGCCGGACCGAAACGCCCCGACTTCAGCGGCGGGAGCGGGCAAGGTCGGCAGCCCCGACGAGCCCGGCGTCGGTGCCGAGCCGCGACGGCTCGATGCTCGCCTCGCGTCGATAACCGCGCCCCGGCAGGCTGCGGCGGAACTCGTCCCGCGCGGATTCGAGCAGCAGCTCGACGCCGTCGCCGTCCGCGCTCGCTGCCACGCCGGCCAGCGCCGCGAGCAGTCCCCCGCCGATCACGACGCACCCCGGGTCGAGCACGGACGCGACCGTCGCGATGCCGGTACCCAGCCAGCGCCCCAGGTTCTCGACCAGCGCGAGCGCGGCCGGGTCGCCGTCCCGGGCCACCGCGGCCACCACCCGGTAACCGATCTCGTCGACGTCACCCCCGGCCCGCGCGAGCAGCGGCTTGGCCTCGGGCGCTCCGGACACGGCGAGTTGCTTGGCCTCGCGGGCCAGCGCGGCACCCGACGCGTACATCTGCCAGCATCCACGGTTGCCGCACCCACACAGCAGTCCACCGGGGACCACCGGGATGTGCCCGTACTCCGCCGCCACGCCGAACCGGCCGCGGTAGGGATGTCCGTCGATCACGAACCCGCCACCGAGCCCGGTACCGATCACGCAGCTGACCAGGCTCGTCTCGCCGATCCCGGCGCCGTAACGCACTTCTGCCCAGGCGGCGGCGCTGCCGGAATTCTCGAC from Cryptosporangium aurantiacum includes these protein-coding regions:
- a CDS encoding bifunctional diguanylate cyclase/phosphohydrolase, encoding MTFSPASGDRRAVNHDGALPGGADQLAEDVENQRRAAAFVAHRKAVCRDELCRVSAVCALGWLIAYQLFAWAASGTWAAPLITDALYLLPIAAATLAGMFAARSSTGRIRLVWSWLAASHACWLAGELTCSVWGVWMSSDRAAAIVETDASIPLAEIGFTASYALLVPAAWVGFVETRKLWRARALLDAALVVLAVGSVAWRLLGGTDPVRADIVADLAYPAVGLVFVVALVGAGLAGHRGIPCSILLSIVGYLFGIVADAGYAFADANDTYSDASLVNLGWQAQAVLLTLGGLAAIRHPDVEPPAERFDHDRAFGAVLVSGLVVALLVGVDQIRNQKVDTVWLAVTGLVLTGLLVRQVLTTRERTRLAQELDRALQEQRRTAVTDGLTGLYNRPFFQALLGVEARRAMHGNGRAGLILVDLDSFAEINKVHGWATGDSVLVQVADRLRIAARPGDVLARYGGEEFACLLPQTGEEAAMEVAERFRQTLRRTSIVVGSGASVAVTGSFGVATAAGRPAEAPTDDVPETALDMERLVRDADRALSDAKGRGGDRVVVAGRADRRTLADDLDVPAELAWLADRVDRVLSDHEHSTAVARWCLLVGGYLALDHVELRQVVAAGRLHDIGKFGVGAAILQKTDPLTESEWGALRCHPEEGARLLRGVGGHAALAPLVAAHHERWDGLGYPAGIKGEDIPLGARIIAICDSWAAMRVDRPYAPALDARSARDEIERARGTQFDPIVVDAFLALLDQDLIDDPAPL
- a CDS encoding VanZ family protein encodes the protein MVGGAWGNVVAVATIALVPAAGLVVALARWRTRRGSPHPWRWSFAEVGLVVGTAPWLWMILTPSGSGRSIEAVPLVGLLSQLSGEPAVAVEQIGGNLLVFAALGFCAPLRWDLRVTTVAALACAGSLAVEALQYALAIGRVTSVDDVLLNTVGATAAALSVHIMKRRQARPFLLEPGARPGRG
- a CDS encoding ROK family protein, with the protein product MGLVVGVDVGGARIAAGLVDPDGRVLIRQTVPTPPRPTDLVPCVQALVNAFRGGYTISAVGLGIAGFVDRDRSTVLFSSLAGWADQPIGVELEQHLDLPVVVENSGSAAAWAEVRYGAGIGETSLVSCVIGTGLGGGFVIDGHPYRGRFGVAAEYGHIPVVPGGLLCGCGNRGCWQMYASGAALAREAKQLAVSGAPEAKPLLARAGGDVDEIGYRVVAAVARDGDPAALALVENLGRWLGTGIATVASVLDPGCVVIGGGLLAALAGVAASADGDGVELLLESARDEFRRSLPGRGYRREASIEPSRLGTDAGLVGAADLARSRR
- a CDS encoding pirin family protein, which translates into the protein MPAVTVDNPLALPRLAPVDPVVDRPRLVTSLTTAPQGYEGEGFPVRRAFAGVDLRALDPFIHMDQMGEVEYGAGEPKGTPWHPHRGFETVTYMIDGEMAHQDSNGGGGLITNGDTQWMTAGGGILHIETPPEHLVASGGLFHGLQLWVNLPRTLKFAQPRYQDIRGSKVALLSSDDGGALLRVIAGELAGHAGPGSTHTPITIVHATLSPGASVTVPWRRDFNALAYVLGGSGTVGAKGRPFHTGQLAVLEDGDTITVTANPTQESRTPNLDVVLLGGQPIREPVAMAGPFVMNTRAEVVKAFEDFRAGRLGSIPAADGAAS